CTTTCGATATTCTCTAAAACTGCATCTTTGTGCTTCTCACGCTGTTCGGTGATGGTCTGATGAGTGATTTGAGAGAACTCTTTGAAAGCGACCACCATCAACTCCTGGAACCGCGTGATAGCTCTGAGCTTTGGATTCTCGGACCGTGGATGAGCCGACTCGTCAAGGCGTGAAAAGTAGGATTTTAAGACTGAAATAAAAGACCCGTCATCCTGAACGTCAAGAAGTTCCTCCCCGTTGATGCGGAGAATTGCTAATCCGACCTGGAAGAGCACTTTCGGTCCttccaagaagaaaacatcGAGGACTCTAAAGGCAAACACCAGGGGCATGGAGTTGATATACAAAGAAAGGAACCAGGGAAGAGAGACCACAGACAGCTGGACATCAGATTTGTTCAGATGGTCCCAAAGAATCGGCATAGTCTTCTCAACAAGCGACTCAAACACCTTCTGGTCAAGCAATGTGCCATACATGGTGGTCGAGTAATATCCCGGCACTAAACGGTCGCACAGAACAGAGAGTAGAAAGAAGGCTTGGGCTTCTGACATGTATCTAGTCTGGTTAGACTTCGGTCTGACAAGGGATGCGGCATCTTACATCAATAATGCTGCGACAACAATGTTCATTGCTTGACAGTAGCCAATCTCAGCGTTCGTCCAACTGTAGGCAGTCAAGACTCTTCGAAGACGACCTATGCCTTCCTCGCTCTGGAAGCCCGCATACTCGGGTAAGCTGCGATTCAAGTCTTTCTCTATCTCGTCGATCGCCAACGACTCCTGGCCTTCGAATTTCGCTAAAGTCTGCTCGTAAAGTTTCGGCGACCGCAGCCGCAGGTTCAGTGAACCGGAGGCCACCTCCCAGATCTCGCCCCGAAGCCGGTTGGGGAGACCAACGCGTATGAGTTTATGGAAGGTAGGTTGCCGGATTAACGTAGCATTGCGGCCATTTTCTACAATCTTAGTTCATGCCCAAGATGACACAAAAGGACGCGTACCTCGGAAATATTCTCCCCAGAGCCTCATCTTGCTCCGATCCCTGAGTTTGCGGGCATCACCCGGATAGCGAAACAGCATTCCCAGTCCGGCATCCGGGGGTGGCCTCGCTTCAGGGTCATCAGCTGACTGGGCCTTTGACTTGGCGCCCGACAGGAGATACTCGGAATAGCAGTCATTTACCACCAAACGCAggttctcaatctccttcataGATTCGCGTAAGTTCTTCTTCAAACCATCGCAGAATCGTTCGCAGGCCTGCCTGCTCCCGACCAGCTCGATGGTAAACCTCTGGGGTGTGAATCCAGGCGCCTGCTGTTTGCCCAGCGCTCCATTCCAGGTGGTCAAGGCTAGAGAAAAAATATGGCTCTGACTGTTCAACCGCTCCACCCGGCGAATCGAACACAGAGGGATTGTAAATCCATTGCCAGACGGCCCGGTACCGTTCGTCTGGCCAGCCCAATATGTCGAAGTGGCTAGAGTGGCAGAAGGAAGGAAGCTGGTGGGCTGTgtcgagaagcagagaaatcGTTCGCTCAGATGCAGTCTACCCGCATATCGATTGCCACCGCGGTCGATGTTCTTCGATTGGGCGCcggaagcagaagacgatGTGTGCGATACAGGGAGTATGAGCTCAGCTGTAATTTCTTGCAACGGATTTTGCGAGTCAGGAAGTCGGAATTGCTGGCGGAAGAGGGATGATTTCGAAGGGTTTCGgtcggaggatgaggtgagGTTTGGGATGGTGAAGTTGGCCGGGTCAATGAAGGACTGAGCTTTCTGAACCAGCGACGTCCACTGCATCATCTTGGCAGGAGTATGGATACGGCGTTGGCCGGTCAGTAGAGAGAACGGAGGAAAAGCGAGTGTACTCGAGGTAGCTGAACCTCAGCTCGGGATGCGCGGAGCCGCTGAAGCTTGGGGCGTCTCAGAGCAGCGCTAAGAATGGACGAGAGCCGACGGAGTGTCAGCGCAGTTCAGACCATTGTATAGTTCAGCGCAACATGATTATACCGGGCCGGTGAGAGGTACGGCGCCAGgagtggtggtggtggagtggaagaggggaatGCAGTGTTGACTCGTTTGAGCTaatcgtccctggcaggcAGGCATCCGCAAATACTCTCACGTGATGTTTTGTCTTTACTACCAACTAACAATGACCCTCTTTTACACATTATGCAGCATTCTACTAAGGAAAATTTATACTTTGACCGAATGATAAGCTAACAACCATGAAGTTCAGTTTAAGGACGCACTAGCTAGTTATGCAACTGTGGCTTGACCATAAGATACATTACTCCTGGTCATCTTATAAGATGACCGTCAGCTACCGTAGTCTGCCTCCACATTAATGTAATGGACAGGCCGAAGAGACTTTAGCGGCGCGCGCTGATACTGAGCGCTTATTGATTATCCATGGGTAGCCGTCGTGGATGTTGCACGTCAATTCCACTGCAACCTGCCCATCGTATTTACAAAGGACTTTCAGCGCGCATTTGAGTTAGAGTCAGGGAGAGTTGCAAGAGCGCCACACAAAGCAGATTACGTCAGTGAGATTTGGTCACTTTAAACAAGGAAATGTATAGGGAATGGCAAAGGCGTAAGAATAGCAGACTTTGAAAGGAGAACAGAACAAAGTCACGTCTGATAACAAATCCAGACCGTCACACTTCTTGTTCCTAGTTCATATACCTAAAGCTCTTCCCGTCCAGCAGCCGGAGCCTGGCCTCCTTTCCCATGCTGTTTGGCAATAGCCAGCTCATGGCAGCCTCAACGTGATCCATCAAACCTTGTCAGCATTCTGCTCAACGATTGGCTCATCGTCGTTGTATGCCGGAGGAAGGTCCTCAACAGGCTCGGCCATCAGACCCTGCTTCTCAGAAACCGATCCCTCTTCGTTGGTTTCCTTGCGCGAAGAGCGGCGGTAACGCTGCCACAtgaagatggcgagctgGCCCACAAGCATACCCACGGCGCTGGCGGCCAGACCGGCCAAGACTCCGAGGATGGCCGGGACAACAATGAAGCGCACAACGCGGTGCAGGGTCCGTTCCCAAGTCTTGTGGAACTTATCGTGGAAGTGTgggggaggagggtgagggcCGTGGTGGCCGTGATGACGGTGAGGCTCGCCACCAGACTCGTGGCGGTCAAAGTCGCCGGGGGGTGgcaggaaaggaggaggcgggtgCGGGGCCCCAGAAGCGTCGGCACAGCCCTGTCCCTTGAACATGCCAATGATGCGCTCCTTGGCCGCAGCGAACATGGCCCTGATACGGTGGACCAAGAAACGTCGCAGGCACCGAGCGTTTCCGCCGCACTGCTCCCAAGATTCACGATCGGCGGTCACCTCGATATTGGTTCCGGCCATGTAGAGCGTACCCTCAACGTCATGGATAAGGGTGATGGCAATCGTGTCCAGGGGAACCGGGTAGCCATCAAGATCGAGAACGGTGAATCGAACCTCGACCATATCGAAGGGCTCCTGGGGGGGAGACGGGATGGGCATCAATTCGACGGCGTAGCCCAGTGGGACGGGCTCGGATTCTTCGCCATCACGCACGCGACGCTGGACGGCCGAGATCTGTGACGGAGGAGCCGGAGGGAAAATCTGACGGTCGTTGGCTAGAAGGAGGCCATCATCGACGGTGAATTTCAGAGACTGGTATTGTTAGTAGGGATTCACAAAGATATCTGATAGAGAAACCTACCAGAGAAGTCTCGTCGCCACTTTGAATGGCAAGTGGACAACCGGTGCAGAGCAGGTCgacctgctgctgctgagccgCCTGGGCCTCAAGCGGATTAAGACGGGCGACATCGTCGGGCATGACAAAGCCGTCTGCGCCGATTTCGGGGACGACAAGCAAAGCGCTAGCGCTGGAGAGCGCAAGGGCGCTTCCCAAGAGAAACGAGCGTAGGGTCATAGCGATCAGAGATTAGAAACAAAcatggaaagaaaagaagagagagagaaagacagAAGTGGGAGGATCGTGTTCAAGCAGATGATCCGGAGGCCTCACGTAGATCACAAGGTGTTGGTAAGGTCGAAGGCGGCagaagagatagaagaaGTGGAAGAGGCGGATGGGGGCAAGATAATCGTTCTGTCTGGGGGGATGGCAGCAAGGCTGACGCAACCGCTAGTCCATATTTGGTTTGGCGTGTATATAAGTGGGGCGCTGACGACTACAATATCACAATGTCCATGTCAGTTCGATTAAACCCAACCGTTAGCAACACCCGCAAGGCAGGCGGCAAATCGGCACTTTGAATGCTTAGCGTCAAGAATGTGTGGATATGCAAGTATCTGCAGAGTGTTCGTTGTCAAGCGCTGGATGCGGCCTGTTTATATTTATATCCGAATCGCGGGAGATTGGCCGCTAGCCGTTTTGGGACATATGGCCTCCTCTCGGCATTTCGTCACATGATTCTCATCACATGTGGGATGAGATGGATTGTTCTCACCGCGGGtggccggaatggcctgccCTCTCTAaacaactagcttactaaataatgactaatTGAGGTCAAAccccaggggcaggcggtactgaagggcagtatgcTCCGACATCACATGACCGTCTCGCGCATTCAGGAAACAGTAGAGCCTCAGAGAACATTTGAACGTATCAGAGCAGATATCAGAGCCGATACCTCCTCAGTTGACAGTGTAGAGACCAGTTTGCGCAAGCCAGTGAGTGTACCAAAATAAATTGATAGTCTAAAAGTGAAAATCGTTATCTATATCTCGCTATTTATCGTTTTATAGAATGATGAGATATATAATCAAATATATAACTAGATATATAATTATGGGAAATGCCAACGATATCCACAGAGGTGACACGCTAAGATTGGGTCTGACGTCGGCAGGACTTTACCAAAGTATATGTTTGATCCACAAGATT
This sequence is a window from Aspergillus nidulans FGSC A4 chromosome IV. Protein-coding genes within it:
- a CDS encoding uncharacterized protein (transcript_id=CADANIAT00000923) yields the protein MMQWTSLVQKAQSFIDPANFTIPNLTSSSDRNPSKSSLFRQQFRLPDSQNPLQEITAELILPVSHTSSSASGAQSKNIDRGGNRYAGRLHLSERFLCFSTQPTSFLPSATLATSTYWAGQTNGTGPSGNGFTIPLCSIRRVERLNSQSHIFSLALTTWNGALGKQQAPGFTPQRFTIELVGSRQACERFCDGLKKNLRESMKEIENLRLVVNDCYSEYLLSGAKSKAQSADDPEARPPPDAGLGMLFRYPGDARKLRDRSKMRLWGEYFRENGRNATLIRQPTFHKLIRVGLPNRLRGEIWEVASGSLNLRLRSPKLYEQTLAKFEGQESLAIDEIEKDLNRSLPEYAGFQSEEGIGRLRRVLTAYSWTNAEIGYCQAMNIVVAALLIYMSEAQAFFLLSVLCDRLVPGYYSTTMYGTLLDQKVFESLVEKTMPILWDHLNKSDVQLSVVSLPWFLSLYINSMPLVFAFRVLDVFFLEGPKVLFQVGLAILRINGEELLDVQDDGSFISVLKSYFSRLDESAHPRSENPKLRAITRFQELMVVAFKEFSQITHQTITEQREKHKDAVLENIESFAKRTSIRNLGPESKKLSSDDLGAIYDRYYEVLYDYQQRQKVIEEEKKRQERKKSQRVSVIGPSVDREVGRVGLGPSPTHMDYNAFREFLAATAKWAIADSPGPSRKQSDSGSFRGLGRPTMNKRPSPADHEFMQRLFRKWSTDPDDGLSLQDVVNGIARLKGPRDIMNNITYFFDLYDDNGDGKVDREGILRMSEALLFLSRRGFDGTITPSQSTENLMPGKEEDKLSTGERFLGSVSSFIRRCFEYADPTKKTLEAEKLAETTDNLNSFSIGDDEEDLIDVGDDEVKSESTPSPEGETPGTPSLEPTERKRARSTSEAANPALDPNNPLHITLPTFRMVVLADELLEQFFDNYFPQSFHLSEQGAAAAQLPSLSSNLTTFSNIGAAKQQPTSSGPTVAGASGGIVPPNRGLRGVLDNIVTDGIRMAAEVKKRMDEAQRELERNALNRDDDDEDDEDDDGHHGTAPAIVGGISSWGAGAYGADPERRSVRETDRDLLEGAEVVNIRGKDDVSLLDDKDSHQESSSGQRTAAGSDDKVVSKVVEFES
- a CDS encoding uncharacterized protein (transcript_id=CADANIAT00000924) codes for the protein MTLRSFLLGSALALSSASALLVVPEIGADGFVMPDDVARLNPLEAQAAQQQQVDLLCTGCPLAIQSGDETSLSLKFTVDDGLLLANDRQIFPPAPPSQISAVQRRVRDGEESEPVPLGYAVELMPIPSPPQEPFDMVEVRFTVLDLDGYPVPLDTIAITLIHDVEGTLYMAGTNIEVTADRESWEQCGGNARCLRRFLVHRIRAMFAAAKERIIGMFKGQGCADASGAPHPPPPFLPPPGDFDRHESGGEPHRHHGHHGPHPPPPHFHDKFHKTWERTLHRVVRFIVVPAILGVLAGLAASAVGMLVGQLAIFMWQRYRRSSRKETNEEGSVSEKQGLMAEPVEDLPPAYNDDEPIVEQNADKV